The Cloacibacillus sp. genome includes the window CTCCATTATTGCTCAGGCGCTGTATATACCTAGAAAAAGGAGCCTATAGCGATGGACGGACAAAAATATACCTCCCCACTGGCCCTGCTGAAACGCTTTTGCGTGAATGTTTTTTGCCGCGGGGATATCGACGGCTCGCTGAACTGTCTCAGTAAAGATATACACTGGTATGGGACCTCCGGTAACGAAGGTGTCCATAACAGGGACGAGGCGCGCGCCTGTCTGGAACGGGAGATCGCCGCCAATCCTCTCTCCCGCGGGCTGGAGTTCACCGACGAGGACGAGGCGGTCTCGGGCGAAGCCGGAACGGCGGGCGCTAAACTGCTGCCGGAGGCAAGGGCCTCCCATGTTCCCGCCCGCGTCTCGATAAGCTGTCTTCCAGAGGATGGAGGGCTGAAGATACGTTCTCTCCATATGTCCTTCGATAATTTCCGCGAAAAAGCGGGCGAAGATTTACCATCTAAATACGAGAAGGAATGCGAGCCTAAGCTGCTCTACGATTTTCTTAACAGTTCGATACACGGAGGTCTCTTCGGCGGTTATATAGACAGTCCGGAGATGCCGTTTTATTTCATTAACGAACAGATGCTCAAGTATCTGGGCTACGACACAAAGGAGGAGTTTATCGAGGCCACGGGCGGCGGCATAGCGAACTGCGTGCATCCCGACGACCGCGGGGCGGTGATGGGCTCGCTCTTTGCGCAGCTAGAATCTTCCTGCGAGTATATGCTCGCCCCATACCGCATGCTGAAAAGGGACGGCGGCTTTATCTGGGTCCGTGAAAACGGCAAAAGGATCACCGCCGGCAACGGAAGGCCGGCGGTGATATGTCTCTGCATCGACGTTTCCGATATGGCGGAGGCGCAGGAGCGGCTTCGCCTGGGGAAAAAGGAGATGGAGAATGTTTTGAACGCCATCCCCGGAGGCGTCGCCATCTATAAGGTGTCGGACCGCTTTGAGACCGTATATTTTTCCGACGGCGTTCCCGCCCTCTCCGGCCACACGGTGGAGGAGTATCACGAGCTGATAAAGAGGGACGCGGCGGAGATGGTCTACAGCGGCGATGTTGAACGCGTCCTCGCCGCCGTTCGGGAGGGGCTGGCGAACGATGCGCCGATAGACGTCACCTTCAGAAAGCGTCACACCGGCGGCGGCCTGGTCTGGGTGCATCTGCAGGGCAAAAAGATCGGCGAGGCGGACGGCTGTCCGCTGATACACGCGGTCTTTCACAATATTTCCAGGGAGACCAAGCTCTACCGCGATATCCTTAATGAGAATAATACGATCATCCAGGTCAGTGACCTCAAGACGCGTGAGGTGCTGTACGCTAACAGGGCCGCCGCCGAATTTTCAGGCAACGTGGAGGGCGATTTTGTCGGGCGCAGCTGCTATGAGTATATGATGCACAGGGACGCCCCCTGCGCCTTCTGCCACGTGCCGCTGCTGACGAAGGGCAGCTTCTTTGAGGCCGAGCAGTATCTGCCCTCCAAAGACCGTTGGTTTTCCGTGAAGGGGAAGCTCATAGAGTGGAACGGACGCGGCGCCTCCGTTGAGTATGTGACCGACATCACCGATTCAAAGCGGCTCCAGCAGCGGCTTGAGACGGAAAAGTCATCGCTTGAGCGCATCATAAATTCCATTCCCTCGGGGATCGGCGTCTACCGTCTGAAGGAGGATGAGGTGAGCCTCATCGCGGTGAATTCGACGTTCAGCGATATGCTGGGAATGACGCATGAGGAGCTGAAGCGCAAGATCTCCGAGGATATTTTCCAGAATGTCCATCCCGACGATGTGGCGCTGCTGAAAGAAAAGATGGCGGAGTCGTACCGCGAACTTCACCGTATGGAGTGCGCCTACCGGCTGCGGAACGAAAATACGGGGGAGTACCGGTGGATATATCATACCGGCATCTCCGTTCCTCAGCCGGACGGCAGCCAGACGGCCTATGTCTGCTATACGGATATCTCCGCGCAGAAGGCGGCGGAGGAGAAGCTCAAACGCCAGGCCGAATATCTGCAGAGGCTTTATGATACGATGCCCTGCGGGATATCGCAGTATTCCGTCAACAACCTTAACGGCGACAAGCCTTACTGTTATGTAAACCGCCGCGGACGTGAAATTTACGGCGTCGGCGCGACGGAAGAGGGGTATATCGCCTATGCACGCGTTCACCCCGACGACAGGGGCAAGTATATCGATATGCTCAATAGGGTGGTGGAAGAGGGGCAGTCGAGTCCGTATGAGCTCCGCTTCGTCCGCCATGACGGTAAGGTTTTCTGGATCAGCGGTATCGTCGAGCGGATAAGGGATGTCGAAGGTAATGATATATATCAGAGCGTATATAACGATATTACGGAGCTCAAAGAGGCGCAGCTGCGCGCGGAGGAGGAGTATAAGCGTCTCTCGCGCCGCTATGAGGATGAGCTTAACAGCCTGAAAGACGTCTCCGCCGATTATATATCGATAATGCGCGTAAACATGACGAAGGACGTCGTTGAAGACCTCGTTGAGACCAATCGGGATATAGATATTTTTCATAGCGGAATGTCGCTCTCCGAAATTGTGGAGAGTATGGAGCCCTTTTTTATCAGCGAGGAGTCTAAGGCTGAGTTTTTGAATAAGATAGATTACCGCAGCCTGACGAGGGAATTTGAACTCGGCAACGACCGGCTCACTTTTGAACAGCCATTCCTGGACCATGACGGCAGTATGACGTGGGTGGAGCTGCAGATCAACGTCAGGAAGCATCCGGACAGCGGCGACCTCATCGCCTTTTTCTGTGAACGGGATATTACGACGAGAAAACAGCTCGCCGATACTTTCAAAATGGTCATCGCGCAGGATTATGACTCTATCATTCGTCTCGACGGCAGGCGTAACCGTTATATCCTTTTTATCTCCGACGGTTCAGGGGAACAGCCCGCCTACGAAGGCTTAAATTACAGCAGGGACATCGCCTGGTTCGCGGAGAAGTTTATCGTTCCGGAGGACCGCGAACGGGCGCTGAGCGAGATGGAATATTCAAATGTCGCGGCGGGCTTGGAGAGACACGATATCTATCAGGTGCTTTTTGACGTCCAGAACAATTCCGGCAGGAGATGCCGGAAATCGATAAAATATTCTTACATAGACAGGGAAAACGAGATCATTCTAATGACGCGGCAGGACATCACCGAAGTTGTGGCTGCCGAGAACAGGGCTAAGGACGAGATAGAGGCGGCACTTAAACGCGCGGAGCAGGCAAGCCTCGCCAAGGGCGAGTTCCTCGCGCGCATGAGCCACGAAATGCGCACGCCGATGAACGCCATTATGGGTATGACGGTGCTGCTGAAGGACGCCCTTGGCGACCCGGCGGCGGTGGACGACTACATCGGCAAGATAAATTCTTCCAGTCATTTCATGCTCGGCCTCATCAACGACGTGCTTGATATGGCGAAGATCGAGAGCGGCGAGTTCGCGCTCTATCCCTCGCGTTACGAGTATAAGGAGTTCGCGGGCGCGATCGACGCGATGATACGCCCACTCTGCCGCCAGAAGGGCGTTGAGTTTGTCTTTGACAGCAAGTGGCCCACCGCCGCCGTATTGGTGGACAAGGTGCGCCTGAATCAGATATTTCTCAATCTCCTCTCAAACGCCGTGAAGTTCACGCCCCCCGGCGGCAGGGTGGAATACCTGATGCCGGAGGCGGAGGTTCACGGGGACCGTATATGGTGCGACTTTATTGTCAGGGACAACGGCATCGGGATGAGCGAAGAGTTCCAGAAGCATCTCTTTGAACCCTTCATGCAGGAGAACGCCGCCGATGGCGGAAGCTGCGGTACGGGGCTGGGGCTTGCGATCTCCAAGAGTATCGTCGATAAGATGGGCGGCTGTTTTCATATAAGGAGCGAAGAGGGTAAGGGCACCGAGATACGGCTGCATCTGGAGCTGGAGATCGCGGGCGATGAGAAACCGGCGGCGGCGCTGGAAGACCGCGGAGCCCACGGCGGCGTGAAGGCGCTAAGGGGACGCCGTGTGCTGCTCGCGGAGGATCATCCGCTCAACACTGAGATAGCCCGCAAATTGCTGGCGAAGGTGGGAACGGAGGTCGTGCCCGCCGTAAACGGAGCTTTGGCCGTCGCGGCCTTTGCCGCCTCTCCCGCCGGTTATTTTGACGCCGTACTGATGGACATCCGTATGCCGGAGATGGACGGTCTGACGGCGGCGCGGAAGATCAGGGAGCTGCCGCGCGCGGACGCGAAGGCGGTGCCGATCATCGCGATGACGGCGAACGCCTTTGACGACGACTGCCGGAAGTCCGAAGAGGCCGGCATGAACGGCCATCTGGCAAAGCCGATAGAGCCCGAGCTGCTCTATAGTACGCTGGCAAGGGCGGTCTCGCCCCCGGAAAAGCCGGATGCGGAAATATAGCGGCTGGTGATTTATCTTTTGTTTTGATGAGCGGGGTGATTGCCCGCTCATTTTTTATGTTTCTATTTGTGTAGAGAAATATTATCAACTATAAAATTATAGTTAATTTAATAAAAATATCACAAAATTGACAGTTATATCTTTGAAATATATAATTTTCAGACAATATTTATCGTTTTACCATTTGAAATATCCGGTCTGCCGTAATCTGCGGTTCGCTGGGAGGATACTGTCGTTTTGAGGTAAAAATTTAATTTTATTGGCGGAGCGGACTATGGAAAGATCATCTCTCTTAATCGCGGACGGTAATCGGGACGCCTGTTCTCATCTGAGACATCTCTTTAACGAGATGTTTGTCAATATTGACTGCGCGGCGGACGGCATCGCGGCGATAAAGCTTTTCCGCCGCCATGAATATCATCTGGTCATACTTGACGCGACGCTGCCAGTCGCGGACGGACGTACCGTCTGCCGTCAGATATGCAAAATGTCCGATGTGCCGGTGGTGATAATTTCCGAGCGTTCCGCCCTGCCTGAGCGGCTGAGCGCCTACCGTTCCGGCGCGGAGGACTATATCGTAAAGCCCTTTGAGGGCGACGAACTGCTGGCGCGCATGAACATCATCCTGCGCCGCCGGGAACACGTTCCCGCCAAGCCGCCGCGCGCGCTGATCTTTTTCGGACTTTATATCGATACGCGCTCCCGTACCGTCTATGTTAACGATATTCCCGTACCGCTCACGCCGAAGGAATACGATCTGCTGCTGCTTCTGTCGCGTAACCCCGGGCAGGTGTATACGCGCGAGATGCTGATCGACATCGTCTGGGGCGATGATTTTTTCGGCAGCCCCCGGACGGTGGATACCCATATCAAGACGCTGAGAAACGCGATCCGCCCCTATCACGAGCATATCGTCACGATCAGGGGCGTGGGATACCGTTTCGACGAATAGTTGGCTTTGCCGCTTCCGACATCAAAAAATGGAGAGGGGGAGGCCTCTCCATTTTTGTTGTCTCCTATACCGCGGATGCGGTGGCGCTGTCAGCGGTCAGGATTACTGTAATCGGTGACGATGTTGCGCAGGATCTCTATCGTCTCCTTGGTATCCTTCAGTTCGTTTTTAAGCCGCGTATTCTCGGATACCAGGGCCATCGCGCGCTCCGAATCGCCGCTGGAGCGGAGGTCGGGGCTGGCTTTCAGCCTCGCGCCCATGGTGTTCCGGCGTTCGATGGAGTCGACGGAGACCTTGCGGCTGCCGGCGGGGATGTCGATGACCGCCGTCTCGTCGGTGAATTCGTTGTATTTACCGCGTTTTACGTAGCTGGTGTGCAGCAGTTTGTGGCTTAGAGGTCCGTTGGGCTCTCCCAGGAACTCGCCGTAGATGGCCATGACCGCCGGATTTTCGTGGCTCTTGCGCAGCTTTTTGTGTTCGTCCTCCCACAGGAGCGCGCCGCGCCGTTTTTCCCTGATTTCGCCGTCTGTGCTGCGCGGCTGTCCGCCGCCGACGACGCACCCGCCGGCGCATCCCATAACCTCGATGAAATGGTAGGGGGAGTTCCCCTCCTTGACCTGTTTCATCAGCGTCTTCGCGTTTTTCGTTCCGCTGGTGACCGCCACTTTCAGCTCCACACCGTCGAGGCCGGAGTATTCAGGCAGCGGAGACTCTATCAGGATAGAGGCCTCTTTGACGTCCTCCAGGCCGATGATGGGAGTGACATGGAGGTTGTCTCCCGGAAGTTCGCGTCCGGTGATCACCTCGTAGGCGGTGCGCAGCGCGGCCTCCATGACGCCGCCTGAGAAGCCGAAGATATCGGCCGCGCCCGTCGAGAAGCCGAGCGGATCGTGGAATTTGCTGTCAGGCAGGTTGGCGAAGTCGATGCCGGCGGAGTTTATCATCTCGCCCAGCTCTCTCGTCGTCAGTACCGCGTCGACGTTCCGCAGGCCGTAGTTCATCATCTCAGCGCGCGTTATCTCGAATTTTTTCGCCGTGCAGGGCATCACGGAGACGACGAACATGTCTTCCGGGGCGATGCCGAGCCGCTGGGCGTAATAGGTCTTTATTATCGCGCCGGTCATCATGTGCGGCGATTTACAGGTGGACAGATGGGGCAGCATCTCGGGGAAGGTATGTTCAATATATTTGATCCATCCCGGAGAGCAGCTGGTAACCATCGGCAGGGAGACCTTCCCGCCTTTGGCAAAGAGTTTTAGGCGCGAGAGCAGCTCCGTGCCCTCCTCCATTATGGTCAGGTCGGCGCCCCAGTTTGTGTCAAATACGTGGTCGAAGCGGAGCTCCTTGAGGGCGGAGGCCAGCTTGCCGGTGCAGGGCGTCCCCGCGGGAATGCCGAAGAGTTCGCCGACGGCGGCGCGCACGGCGGGGGCGGTCTGTACGATCACGCAGCGCTTCGGGTCATGGATCGCCTCCCATACGGCGTCCACCGAGGAGGTCTCTTTCAGCGCCCCGACCGGACAGACGACGGTGCATTGTCCGCAGAAGGTGCAGTTTACGGCCCCGAGCGGCTGGCAGAGCGGCGGCGCTATCTCTGTCTTGAAGCCTCTGTTCTGCGGGCCGATGACGCCCGTGCCCTGTCTCTCGTGGCAGACTGTGACGCAGCGGCGGCAGAGCACGCATTTGCTCATGTCGCGTGTGATGGAGATCGAGGCGTCGATGTTTTTGTTGCTCTGAGCGCCCTTGAAGCGGACGTTTTCGACGCCGAGCACCCTGCCGAGCTCCTGCATCTCGCAGGATTGGTTACGTTTGCAGCTGAGGCACTCCACATTATGGTTGGAGACCATCAGCTCATAAAGCAC containing:
- a CDS encoding PAS domain S-box protein, with the translated sequence MDGQKYTSPLALLKRFCVNVFCRGDIDGSLNCLSKDIHWYGTSGNEGVHNRDEARACLEREIAANPLSRGLEFTDEDEAVSGEAGTAGAKLLPEARASHVPARVSISCLPEDGGLKIRSLHMSFDNFREKAGEDLPSKYEKECEPKLLYDFLNSSIHGGLFGGYIDSPEMPFYFINEQMLKYLGYDTKEEFIEATGGGIANCVHPDDRGAVMGSLFAQLESSCEYMLAPYRMLKRDGGFIWVRENGKRITAGNGRPAVICLCIDVSDMAEAQERLRLGKKEMENVLNAIPGGVAIYKVSDRFETVYFSDGVPALSGHTVEEYHELIKRDAAEMVYSGDVERVLAAVREGLANDAPIDVTFRKRHTGGGLVWVHLQGKKIGEADGCPLIHAVFHNISRETKLYRDILNENNTIIQVSDLKTREVLYANRAAAEFSGNVEGDFVGRSCYEYMMHRDAPCAFCHVPLLTKGSFFEAEQYLPSKDRWFSVKGKLIEWNGRGASVEYVTDITDSKRLQQRLETEKSSLERIINSIPSGIGVYRLKEDEVSLIAVNSTFSDMLGMTHEELKRKISEDIFQNVHPDDVALLKEKMAESYRELHRMECAYRLRNENTGEYRWIYHTGISVPQPDGSQTAYVCYTDISAQKAAEEKLKRQAEYLQRLYDTMPCGISQYSVNNLNGDKPYCYVNRRGREIYGVGATEEGYIAYARVHPDDRGKYIDMLNRVVEEGQSSPYELRFVRHDGKVFWISGIVERIRDVEGNDIYQSVYNDITELKEAQLRAEEEYKRLSRRYEDELNSLKDVSADYISIMRVNMTKDVVEDLVETNRDIDIFHSGMSLSEIVESMEPFFISEESKAEFLNKIDYRSLTREFELGNDRLTFEQPFLDHDGSMTWVELQINVRKHPDSGDLIAFFCERDITTRKQLADTFKMVIAQDYDSIIRLDGRRNRYILFISDGSGEQPAYEGLNYSRDIAWFAEKFIVPEDRERALSEMEYSNVAAGLERHDIYQVLFDVQNNSGRRCRKSIKYSYIDRENEIILMTRQDITEVVAAENRAKDEIEAALKRAEQASLAKGEFLARMSHEMRTPMNAIMGMTVLLKDALGDPAAVDDYIGKINSSSHFMLGLINDVLDMAKIESGEFALYPSRYEYKEFAGAIDAMIRPLCRQKGVEFVFDSKWPTAAVLVDKVRLNQIFLNLLSNAVKFTPPGGRVEYLMPEAEVHGDRIWCDFIVRDNGIGMSEEFQKHLFEPFMQENAADGGSCGTGLGLAISKSIVDKMGGCFHIRSEEGKGTEIRLHLELEIAGDEKPAAALEDRGAHGGVKALRGRRVLLAEDHPLNTEIARKLLAKVGTEVVPAVNGALAVAAFAASPAGYFDAVLMDIRMPEMDGLTAARKIRELPRADAKAVPIIAMTANAFDDDCRKSEEAGMNGHLAKPIEPELLYSTLARAVSPPEKPDAEI
- a CDS encoding response regulator transcription factor; its protein translation is MERSSLLIADGNRDACSHLRHLFNEMFVNIDCAADGIAAIKLFRRHEYHLVILDATLPVADGRTVCRQICKMSDVPVVIISERSALPERLSAYRSGAEDYIVKPFEGDELLARMNIILRRREHVPAKPPRALIFFGLYIDTRSRTVYVNDIPVPLTPKEYDLLLLLSRNPGQVYTREMLIDIVWGDDFFGSPRTVDTHIKTLRNAIRPYHEHIVTIRGVGYRFDE
- a CDS encoding NADH-dependent [FeFe] hydrogenase, group A6, whose amino-acid sequence is MLTLTINDKQVSVPEGCTIMEAAKINDIHIPSLCKMDGIHNIGACRICVVEVEGAKTLMASCITKAREGMVVRTNTGRVRSARKVLYELMVSNHNVECLSCKRNQSCEMQELGRVLGVENVRFKGAQSNKNIDASISITRDMSKCVLCRRCVTVCHERQGTGVIGPQNRGFKTEIAPPLCQPLGAVNCTFCGQCTVVCPVGALKETSSVDAVWEAIHDPKRCVIVQTAPAVRAAVGELFGIPAGTPCTGKLASALKELRFDHVFDTNWGADLTIMEEGTELLSRLKLFAKGGKVSLPMVTSCSPGWIKYIEHTFPEMLPHLSTCKSPHMMTGAIIKTYYAQRLGIAPEDMFVVSVMPCTAKKFEITRAEMMNYGLRNVDAVLTTRELGEMINSAGIDFANLPDSKFHDPLGFSTGAADIFGFSGGVMEAALRTAYEVITGRELPGDNLHVTPIIGLEDVKEASILIESPLPEYSGLDGVELKVAVTSGTKNAKTLMKQVKEGNSPYHFIEVMGCAGGCVVGGGQPRSTDGEIREKRRGALLWEDEHKKLRKSHENPAVMAIYGEFLGEPNGPLSHKLLHTSYVKRGKYNEFTDETAVIDIPAGSRKVSVDSIERRNTMGARLKASPDLRSSGDSERAMALVSENTRLKNELKDTKETIEILRNIVTDYSNPDR